The proteins below are encoded in one region of Berryella intestinalis:
- the rpsA gene encoding 30S ribosomal protein S1, with amino-acid sequence MKNPSVIDFGDISDEQMNALIDGTLTEFDEGDLVDGTIVKIERDEVLVDIGFKSEGVIPSRELSIRKDADPADLVTVGDKIEALVLQKEDKDGRLILSKKRAEYERAWISVEENFKAGEPVTGEVIEVVKGGLILDIGLRGFLPASLVDLRRVKDLDMYMGTELEARIIEMDRNRNNVVLSRRVLLEEGRKNERAEILTKLSKGMRLKGAVSSIVDFGAFVDLGGIDGLVHISELSWNHVNHPSEVVKVGQEVEVEVLDVDLQRERISLGLKQTTPDPWVKLVESYPVGAVVDGKVTKVVPFGAFVALGENTEGLVHISEMAPRHIETPAQVVKVGDEVKVKVMEINPERRRISLSMKAAAAELGIEIEVDETIQPEERPARKRTDRAEKAEGAEAEVAEAAAEEAPAAE; translated from the coding sequence ATCAAGAACCCGTCCGTCATCGACTTTGGCGACATCTCCGATGAGCAGATGAATGCGCTGATCGATGGCACGCTCACCGAGTTCGACGAGGGCGATCTGGTCGATGGCACCATCGTCAAGATCGAGCGCGACGAAGTGCTCGTCGACATCGGATTCAAGAGCGAGGGCGTCATTCCCTCCCGCGAGCTGTCCATCCGCAAGGACGCCGATCCCGCCGATCTCGTTACCGTCGGCGATAAGATCGAGGCCCTGGTCCTTCAGAAGGAAGACAAGGACGGCCGTCTGATCCTCTCCAAGAAGCGCGCCGAGTACGAGCGTGCCTGGATCTCCGTCGAAGAGAACTTCAAGGCCGGCGAGCCCGTCACCGGCGAGGTCATCGAAGTCGTCAAGGGCGGCCTCATCCTCGACATCGGCCTGCGCGGCTTCCTGCCCGCCTCCCTCGTCGACCTGCGTCGCGTCAAGGATCTCGACATGTACATGGGCACCGAGCTCGAGGCCCGCATCATCGAGATGGACCGCAACCGCAACAACGTCGTTCTGTCCCGCCGCGTCCTCCTCGAAGAGGGCCGCAAGAACGAGCGCGCCGAGATCCTCACCAAGCTGTCCAAGGGCATGCGCCTCAAGGGCGCCGTCTCCTCGATCGTCGACTTCGGCGCATTCGTGGACCTCGGTGGCATCGACGGCCTGGTGCACATCTCCGAGCTTTCCTGGAACCACGTCAACCATCCCTCCGAGGTCGTCAAGGTCGGCCAGGAGGTCGAGGTCGAGGTTCTCGACGTCGACCTGCAGCGCGAGCGCATCTCGCTCGGCCTGAAGCAGACTACGCCCGATCCGTGGGTGAAGCTGGTCGAGTCCTACCCGGTCGGCGCTGTCGTCGACGGCAAGGTTACCAAGGTCGTTCCCTTCGGCGCCTTCGTTGCGCTGGGCGAGAACACCGAGGGCCTGGTGCACATCTCCGAGATGGCTCCCCGCCACATCGAGACGCCCGCTCAGGTCGTCAAGGTCGGCGACGAGGTCAAGGTCAAGGTCATGGAGATCAACCCCGAGCGTCGCCGCATCTCCCTGTCCATGAAGGCCGCTGCCGCCGAGCTGGGCATCGAGATCGAGGTCGACGAGACCATCCAGCCCGAAGAGCGCCCCGCTCGCAAGCGCACCGATCGCGCCGAGAAGGCCGAGGGTGCCGAGGCCGAGGTCGCCGAGGCTGCTGCCGAAGAGGCTCCTGCTGCCGAGTAA
- a CDS encoding GNAT family N-acetyltransferase, whose product MATEFKPVRTEAQQETLAKLAEEIWLEYWPALIGEDQARYMIDRFQSLDAIRRDMAAPHHAYEYWLVVDPDLDPAPTDERPWGSVVGYTGGYSEPETNRFFISKIYLLDSARGRGHARKTIEHYDELSRQRGHEAMYLTVNKGNVLGIRAYEGTGFKTIEAVVNDIGRGFVMDDYVMERPVETR is encoded by the coding sequence ATGGCCACAGAATTCAAACCCGTGCGCACCGAAGCGCAGCAGGAAACCCTCGCGAAACTGGCCGAGGAGATCTGGCTTGAATACTGGCCCGCGCTCATCGGGGAAGACCAGGCCCGCTACATGATCGACCGATTCCAGTCGCTCGACGCCATCCGCCGCGACATGGCGGCGCCGCACCACGCCTACGAGTACTGGCTCGTCGTGGACCCCGACCTCGATCCCGCCCCCACCGACGAGCGCCCCTGGGGGTCCGTCGTCGGATACACCGGCGGGTATTCCGAACCCGAAACCAACCGCTTCTTCATCTCGAAGATCTACCTGTTGGACTCGGCGCGCGGCCGCGGACACGCCCGCAAAACCATCGAACACTACGACGAATTGTCCCGCCAGCGCGGGCACGAGGCGATGTACCTCACCGTGAACAAGGGCAACGTGCTGGGAATCCGCGCTTACGAAGGCACCGGGTTCAAAACCATCGAAGCCGTGGTCAACGACATCGGACGCGGATTCGTCATGGACGACTACGTTATGGAAAGGCCCGTTGAAACCCGCTAG